TACCTTTTGGAgatacttttttttctccttggatTCCTGAGTCTTTAGGGTTTCAGCAGTGACATCTCTACTCTCTAAAGAAAACAGTCAAATTCAATCTGAAATAATTTTATCATGATTTTATAATAACGTTGATAAAAATTAAAGGTTAAAAGGTAATACATAGAGTAGGAAGGTAACATAAATATGTACTGTCTTGAAACTTTATGAACCAAATTCATAAATAACTGGAGACTGAATTAATTAGCTCTGACTGCAAGGAACCTTTAATCTCTTTAGAAAAGGAGTAGCctgaatctgctgctgctgctaagtcgcttcagttgtgtccgactctgtgtgaccccatagatggcagcccaccaggctccccatccctgggattctccaggcaagaatactggagtgggttgccatttccttctccaatgcataaaagtgaaaagtcaaagtgaagttgctcagttgtgtccgacccttagccaccccatggactgcagcctaccaggctcctctgtccatgggattttccaggcaagagtactggagtggggtgccattgcctcctccaagcCTGAGTCTAGAGATAAGAAAAGGTCTCTAAACAGAACAAACTTGTAGTATCAGATATTACAATTCCTATTCAAAGGGTTACAGGAATTTAGGCATTTTCCTCTGGATAAATGAATTGGTCCCTGAGGCAGGGTCCTGGTATGCTTTCAGAAAGTTATGCCAAAGTATGAAATTGTATCCTTATACTTATTATctatattttgttaatttttaaaaaaattcttagattttttttttaaagaatctaggAATCAGGATTTTGAAAGGCACAAAACTTTGTACTTACTGCTTTCCTCAAGGGAAAAAGGCTGGAAATAAGTTTTctctaaaaaatacaaaagggAGGTAAAGAgataactggaaaaaccatagcattaaaGGTATTTAAGTTTTCTATACCTATAAAAATTGCAGTTTCCCCATTTTAGGCCTTACAGGTCAGGGAACTTGTTTCCTAATATTGACTCTGCCTTCAAACTTCTCTAGGGTTTTCATGTTTGAACTCAATTATGTAAACGACTGTCTTTCATTTCACCCAACATTTGCCCAGACTATTCTACACTGTTTAGACAAATAGATGTCATAACCCAGGGGATATTTTCAGATGTGCTTTTAAATATAACAAAGACACCACTGATCATTTTGGGGTGGAAAAATTGCAGAGatgattttaaaattgtttgtatAGAGGTTAAGATATTTgagtgaaagactctttagaactAGGTTCTGCAGTTTCTCCTGGGCGGGGCTCTAGTATCTTCCCCGTGGGTTACAGAGGAGCTACTCACCCTGTGCACTGCTCTTGGAAGGCCTCGCCACCGGCAGACGCTGGCTGCTACCTCTGGAGAGCACCAGCTGAGACTCGTTGTGGGGGTACATTGACGCCCCGATCCAGAACTGCTTGGCCAAGTTGGCATCGCGATCCGAAGAGCCGGTGAACACTAGCAATCCTTGGGGAAAAGCTTCACAGGACTCCTCTGGGCTGCTAAGACTGCTGCTGGGCCTCGTTTCCATGGCAACTGAGGACGCTTCTCCAAGCTCCTTTGCTGGTCtctcagccccgccccgccctcaccCCGGAAACCCGCCAAGTTGGCAACCGCCGCGGCCGGAAGCCCTTGGTTTGCTCAGTAGATGTTGGGGTCTGGCGCGTGCTTGTGGGTCACCTGAATCCCATTTCTGCAGTGATCACAGGCTTCGGGACCTGTCCAAGCCTTGGGGTCCGAATAGGAGAGTCAAAGCATCCACTTTGGGGCGTCTTGTCCTGTTGGAGTCAGTGGGGGAGCACTTCAGCTTTTTCATCCTcagcctccttcccccaccctccttcctcgTATCCCCGCCAGACCAGCTTCCTTTCCCCCAAACTATCTAAATAAAGCTTTCAGTTCCTTAGTTCCACCGCCCCAAACCCTTTTCCACACCAGGTTGCTGTAGCGCAGCACCCTCTATGGGGAGGTTCTGGGCCTGTATTGATGAATTCAACAGGGCAGCTAACATCATACATAGCCTATGGTAGCTAGAGGTCGAAACTCGGCTGATAGGTACCCATGTGTATAGTTTTTTACGCATTTCCCCTTgaatctgagcttccctggtggctcagaggttaaagcgtctgctgccaatgtgggagacccgggttcgatccctgggtctggaagatcccctggagaaggaaatggtaacccactccagtattcttgcctggagaatcccatggacggagaagcctggtaggctacagtccacggggtcgcaagagtcggacacgactgagcgatttcaccttCACCCCTGAATCTGTAAGGCCAATCTTACGGAAAGAAGCTTGATTTAGATCGTCAGTCCCACTAAAAGCTGCTTTTACGGCAAGAGCTGTAAATGATTACTTAAATATATCGGATAAGTGGGATGAAAAATACACTATAAACATTTTTGTTAATATGTTTCtacaaaaatgttaacaaatgtTATATGTGTAGCTTTCCCCGGAGATCGGGTTAATCTAGGAACAATTTAACTCTTTCAGCGATAGGAAAGTTGTAATTACTGTGGGAGGAATTGAGATGGAAATCATAAAACCAATTTAGGAAAGGACATGAACATATTGATAATAACCACAATTTTGTTTCCTTATGACACTTTATTCTTTCAAGATATTAATACAGTCTCTCACAAAAATATAGTTCAAAAGCTGATAATTACAAATCTATACAACGAcagctaaggaaaaaaaatctattctccAATATATCTGAACATTTTTTGGTTCAGAGACTGAAGGGATATTGAAAAATcatatatgtatctgtgtatctatctatctatataaaaCATACATCGTATATTTAGCACCTAAAATGTTGACTTCTCTCTTGGTTAAGCTATTGATAAATAAGCAATGGGCAATAGCAGCAAATTCCAATCCCCCTCGCCAAGCCCCCCACATTGATATATACATGCAGCTCATTTGGATGAATTCCCAAATCTTTTTACCTGGCCGTGTGGTTAGTGATTGGTATTATTAGCAATCAGCTAACTACACTGCCTAGTAACTAGACTCACAGGAAAAATGTTTACGTTTATCACAAACTGCGTCTGAGGTTGGTGCTCCATACGTTGTAATAGGCAAGGTTCAGCAATAGCTCACTTGGTGTCTTGGTGAATACCCTACTAAATAAtgagaggatgagctggttggatggcatcaccgactcgatggacatgagtttgagaaagctcccggagttggtgatggacagggaagcctggcgtgcagcagtccatggggtcacaaagagtccgacacgactgagcgactgaactgaactactaaaTAATGAAAAACAGGCGCAACGAATCACAGCAAGCAGCATTAAACGCTACGTGGGGGCTCCACCCAGCAGTTAAAAAGTCTTAAGGCCATTCAACACCATGGATTTCGCTTTGTTTACATGGGATTGCACCGTTTTGCTTTTACTCTTAGAGATGGCTAACAGTTTAACAGTATCTAGAAGCAGCAGCTTGCAGGAGTTTGCAAGGGGGTTACTAGCAAGCTGACAACGTGCTCCGCCAGCAGAGCTAAACGCTGACGCATCGGATCGCGAAGCCCTGTGCACTCTTCGCGAACGCTTGAGGTCGGCGGTTAGCCGCCGAGGGTGGCGTCCTCCTCCCCGCAGGGCGGCGGGTGATGCTGTGCCTTGTTTTGATGGCAGTGGAACTAGTGATTGTAAGCATGAGAGTACAATCAGCTAATTACACTGCCTACAAACCGAGCACCGGGCGCCCGCGGGCTCGAAGCTCTCAGACGGTTCGCAGCGCCGACGCGGTGTCCCTGAGCAGGCGAGCAGGAGAGATCAGGCCCGCCGCGACCCCACATTTCCCCGGGGGCGACACCCGACAGTGCCGGGGCACGAGGCCCAGGACGCGGGGCCCCAGAGGACGCCTCCGAGCCGCCCCCCAGCGACTCTCGCTCGGCCCGTGGGGCAGCGCGGGGCTGCGCGGGGCCCCCGCCGGACGTGCCGCGCACGCTTGGCGAGGCCGGCGGGCGGCGCTCCAGCGGCAACCTGCCGCCTGCTGGTtcggcccccaccccaggcccggGTGACTCCCGGGGGAGCCCGGCCGGCTGGCCCCACCTGGGCCACCGAGCCCCCGACCCCGCGTCCCCGGCCAGCGGTCTCCCCGCCTCCCGGGGCTCTGCCTCTCAggtccccttccttcccttccctttcccctccgCTCTCCTCGGGccggctcccacctccctcagccGGGCCGGCCAGCCCCAGGAAACTTCTCTTCAGTTCTGGGCCCCAACCCTTCGAGCCGGCTCTTTCGACCCGGTGCGCCCCGCCGCTCCGAGTGGCTAAGTGACCGTGGCCGTGGCCGACCAACCGCCCTCAGAACCCCGCggctggagggggcggggcgggcgcgaGGGGgccgggtgggggaggggcggtgggggaggggccgggtgggggcggggaggacgCCGCCTGCAGGGGCGGCGGGGAGCCTGCCTAGACCAGGCCCCGGACGAGGAGGCAAGGATCTTGGGAAGTTGATTTTCTTCATCTATCCGGAGGCAGGAAGAGCTCCTTCTCTCCGACCACCCCCTCCAATAAACCCCAGGCCCTCCCCCCAGTTTTCAAAACCCATCCTCGTCAGGGAAAACAGCTTGCTGGAGTATCAGCTGGTTGGCTCCAGTTTTCCGAAGAGCGGTTGGCCTGGGTGGCCTGTAACATGCCGGAGGAGTGCCCAGGAGGTCCCGCCTGCCCTCTCGTGTTCCCGTTGGGTGCTCTCACATTGTCGGAGGGCCATTCAGTGGGGGTGGGAGCCAGATCTTCTTTTGGTCAAGAGAGGGAGCCGGCCAGCTCGTTAGTTAGATGGGAGTCTGGGCCGCTTAAGGTCGGAGGCCGAAGTTTCGTACCCTCTAGGTCAgctttggtggtttagtcgctaaatcgcgtccaactcttgcgacctcatggacagaggagcctgacaggctacagtcagtgcgattctccaggcaagaatgctggagtgggttgccggtttccttctccaggggatcttcccaacccaggaatcagcccAGGTCAACTTCAGGCAAAACTATTCCTACTTCTGGTACATTGTTTATTTCAATCCCTGCTATATGtttcggagaaggtaatggcaccccactccagtactcttgcctggaaaatcccgtggacagaggagcctggtaggctgtagtccatggggtccctaagagtcggacatgactgagcgacttccctttcccttttcactttcatgcattggagaaggaaatggcaacccactccagtgttcttgcctggagaatcccagggatgggggagcctggtgggctgccatctatggggtcacacagagtcggacacgactgaagcgacttagcagcagcagcagcagcagcagcaactatatgTTTAGCCCCTAGGGTCTTTCCACCATCCTATGTACAACCTAGATGGTAACACAAAATGAACACGCATATTTACTATACAAGACAGTGCCTAGTAAATGTTCAAGGCGGGTAGAAATAGAAGTGAGCGGGGTGGGGCATGAAGGAGAATTATCATCGGTTAGGGAAGTGTCATGGAGGAGGTAGTACTAGAGTAAGTCCTTGAAGCAAGGGTGGTTTTGGACATTCAGGGTGAGGGCTGTGGAAGAAAGACTGTTTTGTGACCGGTTGTAttttcttattctctcagttccaCATTTGAGGATGTAGATGTGTTTATGTGTGCATTTGGAGTACATTGAGCAAAGAGGAGAGAGGATTTCTGGGAGACCTCTACTAATAATTCTTTCCCTTAGTTACTCCTTCCCTTTGTTTTCTTCAGTGCATGAATCAGGAGAGAATAAAGAATATTGTTTGATTACACACTTTCTGGGGCTCAACTGGAAGTAGCCCTCCCTTTGATCTTTATTGACCCAAATAGCTTAATTCTAAATGATTGTCCACAAAGGAAAACTCCCCAGCTATAGGCTGATTCCCTAAGCCCAGCAAGTGGTCTCACAGATGCCACTCAACATGGATAGGCCCAGATGATCTAGATCATTCAACACACATTCCAAACTCACATATTCTTAAAACACCAGAAGAATCTTCTCAAGGATGAATTTGGTAAGTTATAGCATTATCTTTGAATATGAAAAacagtacatttttttttgttaaatgcGTCATTTGCTCTGTGTACACCAAAGTGAAGAGTAAGAGACCAAGGTATAAAATGTACAATACAGAAAATGTTAATTGTAAACATTAACTTGTTAAATTGCAAAAAGGCAGGTTATTTACAACGAACAATGATTTGTATTCATCGTATCTTTGGGAGAGCATGACGTTGTTGACTACATTACATAAATCCTTCGTAAACCTTTAACATGTACAGTATACCAAGCCATTATCAGGCAACATGCTGTAATCAGAGTTAGCTAACGTCTAAACTCTCTAGAGATAACTGTAGAGTTCAATTTGTACTTTCtagttaaatatacatatataaataaaatagcttCCATTCCATTAACCATATGCAGTCTTATAAGTCTTGGTTAGGATGTGGTTACAAAGGCAATTCTTTCAAATTGTTTCAAATTGTTAGTCATTTTTACCCAATACAGTATTTAATACCTCCTCCCGATTGATATTTTATGATTATTAGCTGCATCTTGCATGTCTTACCTGAGCTGAATTGCTGCCATCCAAGGCAGTGGTTGCAGGTAGATGCCTtgaaatttagattttaaaaacttttcttcaaagatgattgaaaaaaaaagaaaattcatgtaTAAAAGTCATCAATATGCATTGCCTACTgaaatcaaacatttaaaatgcaGTTTATTTTGTAGGTAGTgcaactaaaaaattaaaataacgaGACGAAATGTGTGTGGGATagttttgcttaaaaaaataaagaatgcttGTTCTTAGGGTTGCTGTTGGTTTGGCCTGCAGTTACTAGAGAAACTCCAAGGATCTCATTCCCTTTATGGTTCATGTCTAGACATGCCTGGAGACCAGGGAGATCCATGATTTAATCTAAGTAAGAATGCTTGTGGTGTTTTAAAATGCCCAAACAGAAGATTGCATTTGTTTTATACAGCACCAGGAAGGTACCATTCAGTGGCTTGTTTACCGTTGTATTTGATTTCTGGGCGTTTGGTGATTAGGGAGACGGGGATGTTGTACTAAGGAAAGGAAGTGAGATTAGTTGTTAGGAGGAAAGCAAGAAGAGTGTAGAAAACAAATACTTCTTGCTTTAGCAAATTTATTATATTGGCTAAACTTACGACTCCTAAATAAAAACTAGAGTGATGAGAGTTGGGAATTACAAAAGATGGTGAAAGCTTATTCACTGCTTTCAACATACACAAATTGCCGTCTGGACATTTTCTAACTTCCATAGCCTTATTTTTTCTGGGTTGTCATTGCGGCACTCAGGtttcctctagctgtggtgagcagggggctGCTTTC
This portion of the Capra hircus breed San Clemente chromosome 15, ASM170441v1, whole genome shotgun sequence genome encodes:
- the C15H11orf88 gene encoding UPF0722 protein C11orf88 homolog, which produces METRPSSSLSSPEESCEAFPQGLLVFTGSSDRDANLAKQFWIGASMYPHNESQLVLSRGSSQRLPVARPSKSSAQEKTYFQPFSLEESKSRDVTAETLKTQESKEKKKYLQKAKKRDEIIQLLRKQREERILKELISLPHKPKGKVHKAKKVISKSDKEDQEEVKALD